AACACAAAGAGAGAAAATTTACGACAAACTAAAGGGGGGACCAACCATGAGTCCATTAGTAATTGCAAACATTGTTCTAACAGTCGTGGTTGTGCTTTATGCAGTAGGGTTATTTATCTATCTGTTAAAAACACGCTATAAATTTGTGCAATTGGGGAAAAAGGTTGAGTTTGATGAAAGTGTCCAAGAACGCATTCGTTATTTAATGGTGAATGTGTTTGGTCAAAATAAGCTGTTAAAGGATCCTAAAAGTGGTTTAATTCACGTGATGTTCTTTTATGGTTTCTTAATGGTTCAGTTAGGGGCTATCGATTTAATTTGGAAGGGGTTAGTACCAGGCTCTCATTTACCACTTGGCATATTCTATGGTGTATTCACATTCTTCCAAGAGCTAGTAGTGTTAATGATTTTAGTGGCGGTTGTCTGGGCATTTTATCGTCGCTATGTGGAAAAACTAGTACGTCTAAAACGAGGCTGGAAAAATGGTCTTGTATTGATTTTTATTGGTGGCTTAATGCTTTCAACATTGCTGGCAAACGGTATGGGTCTTATCTGGCATGGCGAAGGTTTAACGTACACAGAGCCTGTTGCTTCTAGCATTGCAGCGATTTTTAGTTTTTTACCAACGTCTGCAGCAGCAACTGTTTTCTATATAGCATGGTGGGCTCATTTATTAATATTATTAACGTTTTTAATTTATGTACCGCAATCGAAGCATTTCCACTTAATTGTCAGCCCAATCAATGTGTATATGAACCGCTTAGATCGCACAGGTACGTTAACGCCAATTGACTTCGAGGCGCTAGAGGAAGCTGGAGAAAATGCTGAAAGTGAAGAAGATATCCCGTCTATCGGGGTAGGGCGTATTCAAGACTTTACGCAAAAACAAATGCTAGATTTATATTCTTGTGTAGAATGTGGCCGTTGTACCAATATGTGCCCAGCAACAGGAACTGGCAAAATGCTTTCACCGATGGATTTAATCGTCAAGCTTCGGGATCATTTAACATTTACGGGTGCGGTTGTAACAAAGCAAAAACCGTGGGTGCCTTATCAATTTTTTGCAAATACAAAGGGCAATCAGCTTGCAATGGCAGCAGGTGCTGAAGGTGCAGTAATTGAGGATATTTATAGTCCATCATTAATCGGGGATGTAATTACAGAGGAAGAGATTTGGGCATGTACGACTTGCCGTAACTGTGAAGATCAATGTCCTGTTATGAATGAGCATGTCGATAAAATCATTGACTTACGTCGTTATTTAACAATGACGGAAGGGAAAGTAAACTCAGATGCACAGCGAGCAATGACAAACATTGAACGCCAAGGCAATCCATGGGGACTAAATCGAAAAGAAAAAGAAAACTGGCGTGATTTAGACCCAACAATCAATATTCCAACCGTGAAAGAACTGAAAAAATCAGGCGAGGAAATGGAGTACTTGTTGTGGGTAGGCTCTATGGGTGCTTTTGATAATCGCTCTCAAAAAATTGCATTAGCCTTCTGCCGTCTAATGAACGAAGCGGGTGTGAAGTTTGCAATTTTAGGAAATAAAGAGAAAAACTCTGGGGATACACCACGTCGTTTAGGCAATGAATTTTTATTCCAAGAGTTAGCGACAGCCAATATTGATGAATTTGAGAAAAATGATGTCAAAAAAATCGTTACAATTGATCCGCACGCATACAATATCTTTAAAAATGAATATCAAGATTTTGGTTGGAAAGGCGAAGTCTATCACCATACGGAATTACTAAATCAGTTGATTGAAGAAAATCGTTTAGTACTGAACTATGAAGTAGAGGAAACTATTGTCTTCCACGACTCTTGTTATTTAGGTCGTTACAATGATGTCTACGATGCGCCACGAGAAATTTTACGAGGCATTCCAGGTGTGAAGCTGGTGGAAATGGAACGCAATCGTGAAACAGCCATGTGCTGTGGCGCAGGTGGTGGCTTAATGTGGATGGAAGAGCATGTTGGCAATCGTATCAATGTAGCGCGAACAGAGCAGGCTTTAGCAACAAATGCTTCAGTTATTTCTTCAGGATGCCCATACTGTTTAACAATGTTAGAGGACGGTACAAAGGCAAAAGAGGTTGAAGATACTATTAGCACATTCGATGTAGCAGAATTACTAGAACGCTCTGTGTTTGGGGAAAAAGTGAAAACTGTTGCAAACAATGTTGATGAACTAACAGAAGAAATGCTAGAAGAAGTGGTAGCATCTGTTGACTCACAAGAGCGAGACAAGAATGAAGAGCTAAACGCAGAGAAATGATAATTATTGTAGAAATATTTTCTTTATCTGAAAAATATAAATTGCACAATAATTAATTGTTTTGTAGAATAAGATTAATTGGAAATGGGAGTTATTAAAAAACTCCCATTTTTTATCGAGAAGAGTCGAGCGAGCGTTCAGTCAACAATGATTGCTTTGATACTTCTTCGAGTAACGTAAAACAAAAGGGGTGTTTTACTTGAATAGAGCTGTAATATTAGCAGGGGCAAGAACGGCATTTGGTAAATTTGGTGGTTCACTTTCCACGCTTAGCGCCAGTGACTTAGGTGCTATCGCCATTAAAGGGGCATTAGAAAAGGCAAATATCGCTCCAGATGCAGTAGGTGAAGTAATTTTAGGGTCAGTTTTACAAGGTGGGCAAGGACAAATACCATCGAGACAGGCTTCACTGAAGGCAGAATTACCAGTAGCAGTCAAAACTGAAACGATCAATAAAGTTTGTGCGTCGGGGATGCGCGCAGTAACATTAGCCGATCAGTTAATTCGTTTAGGGGACGAAGAAGTAATTATTGCTGGCGGTATGGAATCAATGTCAAATGCACCATATTATCTTCAAAATGGTCGCACAGGTTTACGAATGGGCGATTCAACAATGGTAGATGGCATGCTTTATGACGGTTTAACTTGTGCCTTTAATCAGTCAAGACCACCTATGGGGAGCTACGGTAATAAGGCAGCTAGTGAATTTTCCTTAAGTCGTCAAGAACAAGATGCGTGGGCTGTCCGCAGTCATGAACGTGCGATTGCAGCTATTGAAAAAGGCTATTTTGCCGAGGAAATTGTACCTGTACAAATCGCACAACGTAAGGGTGATCCACTTGTAGTCAATACCGACGAAGCACCAAGACCTGGCACTACACAGGAAGTGCTCTCTAAGCTCAAGCCAGCCTTTGAAAAGGATGGTTCCATAACAGCAGGCAATGCACCAGGTGTCAATGATGGCGCATGTGCTCTTGTCATCATGAATGAAGACCGTTCAATACGGGAAGGTAGGGAGCCACTTGCTGTCATTATCGGTCATACAGAACTGGCAATTGAACCAGAAAATTTCCCGCAAACACCTGGTCTTGTGATTAACAGTCTACTAAAAAAGACGGGGAAATCATTAGCTGATATCGATTTAATTGAAATCAACGAAGCTTTTGCAGCAGTAGCGCTTATTAGCAACCAGTTGGCAGACCTTGATGCAGAAAAAGTAAATGTCAACGGTGGTGCAGTAGCGCTAGGTCATCCGATTGGCGCATCCGGTGCACGCATTATCTTAACACTGGCACATGAATTAAAACGCCGTGGTGGTGGAATCGGTATTGCGGCAATTTGTTCAGGTGGCGGGCAAGGCGATGCCATAATGATTGAAGTACCAAAACAAAGGGGACATGAATAATGGGAATTCAAAAAGTAATGGTAATTGGTGCAGGGCAAATGGGCTCAGGGATTGCCCAAGTTTGTGCACAAGCTGGCTATGACGTGTTATTGAATGATATACAGCAATCATTTTTTGAGCGTGGATTAAGCGTTATCACAAAAAACTTAACACGTGATGTTGAAAAGGGTCGTAAAACAGCAGATGAAAAAATGGCTATTCTAAGTCGCATTCAGATGTCACTAGATTTAAAGGATGCTAGTGATGTTGATATTATTATCGAGGCAGCAGTTGAAAATATGGAAGTGAAGCAATCCATTTTCAAGCAATTAGATACAATTGCACCTGCTCACGCTATCCTGGCGACAAATACATCCTCTCTGCCGATTACAGAAATTGCGGCAGTCACAAATCGACCAGAGCAAGTAATTGGGATGCACTTTATGAATCCAGTACCTGTGATGAAGCTTGTCGAAATTATTAGAGGTTTAGCGACGGCTGACGAGGTGTATAAAGCTGTGGAAGAAATGACTGTAAAGTTAGCAAAAACACCAGTGGAAGTAAATGACTTCCCAGGCTTTATTGCAAACCGCATTTTACTGCCGATGATTAATGAAGCAATTTATGCACTATATGAGGGAGTCGCATCGAAAGAAGCGATCGACGATGTGATGAAACTAGGCATGAATCATCCGATGGGGCCATTAACATTAGCAGACTTTATCGGCTTAGATACATGTTTATCTATTATGGAAATTTTACATGAGGGCCTAGGTGATAGTAAGTACAGACCTTGTCCTTTATTACGCAAATATGTAGCAGCAGGTTGGCTTGGTAAAAAATCAGGAAGAGGCTTTTACGTTTACGAATAGTCCTATGGGGATGGGATATTCAGAATAATTACACCTAGGCGTAATGGTGTCCAGATTTTTGGGTGTATGCTCAATAAAAGTTGTGATAGCCGCCAAGGTCTTAACTTACTTTAGCTAGTCGTTATATTTTGAGGGCTGTTGTTAAAAGTAAGTTAATGTGTAATGCTACGTGACAGCATAGAGGGGTGACATTATAGATGCATTTACAATTTACAGATGAGCAATTAATGATGCGTGATATGGTGCGCAATTTCTCACTGGAGAAAATCGCACCTTG
This DNA window, taken from Lysinibacillus sp. FSL M8-0337, encodes the following:
- a CDS encoding heterodisulfide reductase-related iron-sulfur binding cluster; the encoded protein is MSPLVIANIVLTVVVVLYAVGLFIYLLKTRYKFVQLGKKVEFDESVQERIRYLMVNVFGQNKLLKDPKSGLIHVMFFYGFLMVQLGAIDLIWKGLVPGSHLPLGIFYGVFTFFQELVVLMILVAVVWAFYRRYVEKLVRLKRGWKNGLVLIFIGGLMLSTLLANGMGLIWHGEGLTYTEPVASSIAAIFSFLPTSAAATVFYIAWWAHLLILLTFLIYVPQSKHFHLIVSPINVYMNRLDRTGTLTPIDFEALEEAGENAESEEDIPSIGVGRIQDFTQKQMLDLYSCVECGRCTNMCPATGTGKMLSPMDLIVKLRDHLTFTGAVVTKQKPWVPYQFFANTKGNQLAMAAGAEGAVIEDIYSPSLIGDVITEEEIWACTTCRNCEDQCPVMNEHVDKIIDLRRYLTMTEGKVNSDAQRAMTNIERQGNPWGLNRKEKENWRDLDPTINIPTVKELKKSGEEMEYLLWVGSMGAFDNRSQKIALAFCRLMNEAGVKFAILGNKEKNSGDTPRRLGNEFLFQELATANIDEFEKNDVKKIVTIDPHAYNIFKNEYQDFGWKGEVYHHTELLNQLIEENRLVLNYEVEETIVFHDSCYLGRYNDVYDAPREILRGIPGVKLVEMERNRETAMCCGAGGGLMWMEEHVGNRINVARTEQALATNASVISSGCPYCLTMLEDGTKAKEVEDTISTFDVAELLERSVFGEKVKTVANNVDELTEEMLEEVVASVDSQERDKNEELNAEK
- a CDS encoding acetyl-CoA C-acetyltransferase; this encodes MNRAVILAGARTAFGKFGGSLSTLSASDLGAIAIKGALEKANIAPDAVGEVILGSVLQGGQGQIPSRQASLKAELPVAVKTETINKVCASGMRAVTLADQLIRLGDEEVIIAGGMESMSNAPYYLQNGRTGLRMGDSTMVDGMLYDGLTCAFNQSRPPMGSYGNKAASEFSLSRQEQDAWAVRSHERAIAAIEKGYFAEEIVPVQIAQRKGDPLVVNTDEAPRPGTTQEVLSKLKPAFEKDGSITAGNAPGVNDGACALVIMNEDRSIREGREPLAVIIGHTELAIEPENFPQTPGLVINSLLKKTGKSLADIDLIEINEAFAAVALISNQLADLDAEKVNVNGGAVALGHPIGASGARIILTLAHELKRRGGGIGIAAICSGGGQGDAIMIEVPKQRGHE
- a CDS encoding 3-hydroxybutyryl-CoA dehydrogenase, translating into MGIQKVMVIGAGQMGSGIAQVCAQAGYDVLLNDIQQSFFERGLSVITKNLTRDVEKGRKTADEKMAILSRIQMSLDLKDASDVDIIIEAAVENMEVKQSIFKQLDTIAPAHAILATNTSSLPITEIAAVTNRPEQVIGMHFMNPVPVMKLVEIIRGLATADEVYKAVEEMTVKLAKTPVEVNDFPGFIANRILLPMINEAIYALYEGVASKEAIDDVMKLGMNHPMGPLTLADFIGLDTCLSIMEILHEGLGDSKYRPCPLLRKYVAAGWLGKKSGRGFYVYE